In Bifidobacterium scardovii JCM 12489 = DSM 13734, the genomic stretch ATCCCGCGCGGGCAGATCTGCTGCATCTACGGCGAATCCGGCTCCGGCAAGTCCACCCTGCTCAACCAGCTCGCCGGCATGGAAAAGCCCACGCGCGGCGGCGTGCGCATCGGCGGCGTGGTCGTCTCCGATCTGGACGAGCGGGAACTGGCCGCGTTCCGGCAGCGCCATCTCGGCTTCGTGTTCCAGTCCTACAATCTGATGCCGAACCTCAACGCCGTCGAGAATGTGGCCATGCCGCTCATGTTCCGCGGTATGCCCAAGGCCAAGCGCGAGGCGATGGCCCGCGGCATCCTCAAGCGGGTCGGGCTCGGCAAGCGCCTGACGCATTACCCCACGCAGATGTCCGGCGGCCAACAGCAGCGCGTCGGCATCGCGCGCGCGTTCGTCGCACGGCCGGAGGTCGTGTTCGCCGACGAGCCGACCGGCAATCTCGATTCGCGCACCAAAGTCGATGTGATGGAGATGATCTGCTCGTTCGCGCGGGACTTCAACCAGACCATCGTGCTGGTCACGCACGACGACAATATGGCGCAGTACGCGGATCGCATCGTCACGCTGCTCGACGGTCGCGTCATCGCCGACGAGCCGGCCGACCGGCATCGCGGCAGGTCCGCCGGCCAGGACGGCGCGCGCGGCTGACCGGTGGCGCCGCTCCGCCGGTCAGCCGGGGCGCATGGAGGGCCGCCTCGTCTCCATCGCACGCAACGCAACGCAACACAACACCCACGCAACGGAACAACAATCAAGGAAGACTCATCGCCGACATTCGGCGTCGACAATCTGGGAGACCGGAGGGACTCATGGGAAATGCAACGCAACGGACCACGGCGAAACTGCTGAAGGCGATCGTCGCCGTGCTGGCATGCACGGCGATGGCGGGTCTGACGCCGGCCGCCTACGCCACCGCCGAAGGCGACGCCGCGGCGAAAACCGCTCAGAGCGTACAGACCGCGCAGGGCGCCGGCGTGGCCGACGGCACCTCCGGCGATGCCGGAAGCGCCACGTCCGGCACGGTCGTGAAGACCGTCGACGGCGGTGCGGGCGGCGGCGCCTCGGGCGGCAGCGGGGCGGGCGCGGACGGCGCCAACGGGGGCGCCACCCAGATCGCCGGCCCGGTGCCCAACATCATCATCACCAACTTCTCCTATGGCGACAATTCGGTGTCGGTCGGCAGCGACTTCAACCTGTCGTTCACCTTCCAGAACATGGGCAAGGTCGCCATCGACAATCTCGTCGTCACCGTCGACGGCGGCGAGAGCTTCGCGATCGCGGGCGGCACCAACACCTTCTACTTCGACACGCTGTACGCCGGGTGGGCGATGACGCAGAGCCTGCCGATGCAGGCGCTTTCCAGCGCGAAAAGCGGCGCCCAGGGCGTGACCGTCGGCTTCAAGTACGAGTATGTGGACGGCGGCGTGCGCTCGGCGAGCTCCTCCGACATCAAGATCTCGGTGCCGGTCTCGCAGCCCGACCGTTTCCAGCTCACCGACCCGGTGCTGCCGGAGCACGTGAACGCGGGCGAGGAGAACACGATCACGATGGACTACGTGAACAAGGGCAAGGGCGACATCTCCAACGTCGAGGCGACCATCGAGGGTGAGGGCATCGAAAGCAGCGTCAAGACCCAGTACGTCGGCAATGTGGCGTCCGGCGCGAACGGGTCGATCGGCTTCGCGTTCACCCCGACCACGGCCGGCGACATCAGCGCCAAGCTGCGCGTCACCTACGAGGACTCGGACGGCAAGACGCAGACCAAGGAATTCCCGATCACGATCAGCGCACAGGAGCCGGCACCGATGGACCACAGCAACATCGACCCCGACACTGGGCTGCCCTATGACGACCCGTCCGCCTCGCAGCAGGCCGGGTTCCCGCTGTGGGGGTGGGTCGCGATCGTCGCTGCGATCGTCGTCGTCATCGTGATGGCGATCGTACTGGTCCGCCGGCGCAAGAAGGCCAAGGGCAAGCACGGCGGCATCGACGAGGAATGGGATGACTGGGAGAGCGGTTCCGTATCCGGCGCCGCGTCCGGTGCCGCCGGCGCGGATAACGCCGCCGGCCCCGCGGCGCAGGCCGACGGCGCGCCGACCCAGATCATCGCCGATCGGCCGGTCGCCGGCGACGGGCCCGCATCCGGGCCGGCCGCCGCGCCTTCCGCCAGCTGAGGGATGCCATGAAATTCACCGACATCCTGCATATGTGCAGCCAGAACCTGTTCCGGCGAAAATCACGCACGATACTGACCGTGCTTGGCGTGATCGTCGGATGCTGCTCGATCGTGATCATGGTGTCGCTCGGCGCCGGCATCAACGAGCAGAACGAGAGGACGCTCCAGTCGATGAGCGATCTGACCATCATCAACGTGTACAGACAAGGCTCCGGCGGCATGGGATCCGGCTCGTCATCGGGCTCGTCGCGCGCCGGATCGGGCGCCGCGAAGCTCGATGATTCGGCCATCGAGAACATGCGGCGGATTCCCGGCGTATCCGGGGCGACCGGTCAGATGTACATGAACTACTCCGTCAGGTTCACCGCGTCCAATGGCAGGTACTACGCGGATTACGGCGTGATCCAGGCCATCGACATGGGCCAGCTCGACAACATGGGCTACAAGCTGACGGCCGGCGCCGCTCCGGCCAGGAAGGGCGAGGTGCTCGCCGGACAGAACTTCGCCTACTCCTTCGCCGACAAATACCGGCCGGAGGGCCAGAACATCCGCCAACAGCCGTTCGACGTCGGCAACGGCACCATGATGGTGTGCAACGATAACGGATGCGAACAGGTCGCCGCCGGCGACGTGGAAGGCCCGTTCTTCGACCCGATGAACACCGAAATCGTCATGACCGTCGATGCGGGGGACGGCTCGGGCGGCTCCATGTCCGGCTCGGGCGGCATGGCCGGCATAGCCGGTGCGGCCGGGGGAGCCTCCGGCTCGGCGACGCCGACGAACACGTTCAAGCTCAAGACGACCGGTATCCTCAAGGAGGATTACAGCAAGGGCGAGGCCACGTCGAACGGCATCATGATGGATATCGGCCAGCTCAAGGGCATCATCGCCAAGGTCGACAAGGCCGCGGCGAAGAAGGCCTCGAACTACGACCAGGCGCTGGTCAAGGTCGCCGATCTGTCGCAGGTCGCGGACGTCGAGCAGCAGATCAAGGACATGGGCTTCGGCACCTCGTCCTCGGAGGAGATGCGCAAGAGCCTGCAGGAGCAGTCGCAGGGCATCCAGCTGGCGCTCGGCGGCATCGGCGCGGTGTCGTTCCTGGTGGCGGCGATCGGCATCGCGAACACGATGGTGATGTCCGTGACCGAGCGCACGCGCGAGATCGGCATCATGAAGGCGCTCGGCTGCTATGTGCGCGACATCCGCGTGATGTTCCTCGGCGAGGCCTCGGCGATCGGCCTGATCGGCGGTCTGATCGGATGCGTGATTTCCGCGCTGGTGTCGCTGATCATCAACCTCGTCTCGATGGGCGGGGGAGGAGGGGCCGGTGCGGTTGGCGCCGGCGCCGGCCTCGGCGAGAGGATATGGATGGCGATCGTCGGGGGCGAAAACGTGGCGCGCATTTCGGTCATTCCGTGGTGGCTGTTCGTCGCGGCGATCCTCTTCTCGATGGCCGTCGGCCTGATAGCGGGCTTCGGCCCGGCCAACAAGGCGGTCAAGATCCCCGCGCTCGACGCCATCAAGAACGAGCAGTAGCGGAGTGCATGGGCGCTGGTAGCGGTATGCCGTCGAACGGGGCTGATAATGCGACAGAATGATGATGCATGTTGCATTGTTGGGGTGCCGATACCGCTCTGAATGAGGGTCTCGTGATTCGCGCACCGACAACTCGGGGGTTTGAGACATAACTGTGTCTCAAACCCCCGAGTTGTCGGTGCGCGGGTTGATAGACACGGCAATGCATTACGCTCCGAGAAGAATAAGACGGTGGAGCTGCTTTGCCTGCGCGGCTCGGTCGAACAGGTCGGACGCTGGATGCTGGTGGTCCGCACTATAAATATGAGAGTGGCGCACGCCCCGCCGGCGGGATCATGCCGCAACCGGCGCGACGGGACGACCGCTCCGGAAACGGCGGGCGCTAGAGAGCCGCCAAGGCGCTGCGGATGCGGCCGACCACGGCGTCGCGGGTCAGGCCGTAGCGTTCGTCGAGTTCCGCCAAGGGCACCCGATCGGTGAATTCCTTCGCCGCGCCGAAATTCAGCACGCGCATTGGTTCCGGACCGGCGGCCGATTCGTCACCGGCATGAACCGCATCGGCCCGCGCGTAGAACGCGGCGATCTTCTCGCCCCAGCCGCCTTCGAGCTGCCCGTCCTCCAGCGTGACGACGACCTGATGATCGGTATGCAGCCCCAACAAGGTCTCCTCGTCCAGCGTGGAGAATTGCTGAGGATCGATCAGCGTGGCAACGATGGGGTCCGCGGCGTCACCGGCCAAGGCATCGGCGACGGCGCATCCCAACGGGTAGGCGTTGCCCAACGCCAGAATCGCGACCCGGGCGCCTCGCCGCGCGATGCGATAGGCGCTCCAGGGCATGGCATTGCCGTGTTGTTGATGCTGCGCGGCATCGGCAGCTTCGGCTCGGACAACATCGGTTCCGCCAGCATTGGCTCCGCTCGCGCCGCTGCCGCCATCGCGGCCTTCGCGGATGCGAGCGGCCTCCCGTTCCGCGGCGAGAATCGTGTCGCCGGGCACGCGGATGACGACGGGCCCGGTGTTGCCGGCGCCGGTCGACCACGCCAGCATGTCGAGAAACGCCTGCCCGCTGGTCGGCGCAAGGCAGGTCAGCGTCGGAATATTGCCGAACATGGCGATGTCGAATGCGCCGGAATGGGTGTTGTCGGCGCCGGACAGGCCGCCCCCGAAATCGAGCAGCGTCGCCGGGGTGCCGTTCAGCGCCAGCTCCTGCTGCAGCTGGTCGAAGGTGCGCTGGAAGAACGTGGCCGAGGTGGCCAGCACCGGCCGCCCGCCGGCCCGGGCGATGCCCGAGGCGAACGCCACCGCGTGCTCCTCGGTGATGCCGGTATCTACATAGTGCCGGCCGGCGCGCTCGCGGAACGCCCTGGTGATGCCGTTCGACCCCGGGGTCGCGGGGGAGATGACCACCAGTCCCGGCTCTTGGGCGAATCGTGGCTCCAACGCGGCCATGGCCAGTTGCCCGTAATGCTTGCGCGCGCCGGCGGGCTGGCCGGCCGCGGAATCCGGATTCTGCCAGTGGTTCGCCTCGCAGCGGCCGGAGGTCAGCGTCTGCGGTTCCGCTGCCTCGTCCGACGCCGTCTCCGGCAGTCCAAGGCCCTTCACCGTGTGGATGTGCACGACGACCGGGTGGTCGATGTCCTTCACCTTGCGGAACGCGCGCACCAGCGCCGCGACGTCGTTGCCCCGCTCCACATAGCGGTAGTCCAGCCCGAACGCCCTGAAGATATTCGGCTCCGACGTGCCGCCCGACGCGCGCAGCCGGGCCAGCGGGCCGTACATGCCGCCGAAATCCTCGGCGATCGACATCTCGTTGTCGTTGAAGACGATGATCAGGTTGCCGCCCTGTTCGGCGGCGTTGTTCAGCCCCTCGAACGCGATGGCGGAGCTGAGCGATCCGTCGCCGATCACCGCGATCACGTTGCTGTGCCCGCCGGCCATGTCGCGCGCCTTGGCCAGGCCGCAGGCGAGCGAAATGGACGTGCCGGTATGCCCGAGCACGAACTGGTCGTGCTCGCTTTCCTCGGGGTTGGTGAACCCGGTGACCGAATCGTGCAGCGCGGGATCGAGGTAGGCCGAGGCCCGCCCGGTAAGCATCTTGTGCACGTAGCTCTGATGGGACACGTCGAATACGATGCGGTCGTGCGGCGAATCGAACACGCGGTGCAGCGCCACCGTGGCCTCGACCAGGCCGAGATTCGACCCGATGTGCCCGCCGTGCTCCCTGCCGAACGCGATCAGCGTGCGCCGGATTTCCGAGCAGAGCCCGGGCAATGCGTCGGCATCGAGGGCATGGACGTCGGCAGGGCCGTGAATCGTACCCAGGATGCTGTCGCGCATACGCATGTCCTTTCTCGCTGTTCCAAATGCGACATCCTAACCCAACCGCATCCCGAGCGGCACGCATCGGCTCGAATACCCCCAACATCTCCGTATACGCCGGCGAGCTCCGGCACGGTCCGCGGCGGTCCGCGGCGGAATACCGCGGAACGTGGTTGAATGGATAGCGGACGATCCGCCGCGCGCCGCGAACAGCCGCAACGGACGGCGGCCCCGCCCCCGCCGCGGGGAACACAGGAACAAAGGAGTGCCGATGAAAGCCGTATACGCCGCAGGAACCGACTACGACAATCCGCTCGCCGTGCTTGAGGTGGGCGATCTGCCCGAGCCGCAGGCGCGCCCGTTCTGGTCGACCGTGTCCGTCAAGGCCACGACCGTCAACCACCACGATATCTGGAGTCTCAAGGGGGTCGGCCTGTCCGCCGAGCAGGCGCCGATGGTCCTCGGCACCGACGCGGCCGGCACGCTCGACGAGGACATCCCCGTGCGCAAGGGGCTCAAGGCCGGCAGCGAGGTCGTGCTTTACACCTTCGTCGGCACGGACGGCGCCGGCGTGATGCCGGGCGAGCGCCGCACGATCCTGTCCGAGAAATACGCGGGCACGATGGCCGAGAAAACGCAGGTGCCGAGCGCGAACGTGTTCGCCAAGCCCGCCAACCTGACCCTCGACGAGGCGGCCGCGCTCGGCACCAGCTGGATCACCGCGTATTCGCTGCTGTTCACGTCCGCGAACGTCAAGCCGGGCGACACGATCCTCGTGCAGGGCGCCGGCGGCGGCGTGTCGACCGCGGCGATCCAGCTCGCGCATGCGGCCGGCCTCGAGGTGTTCGTCACCTCGCGCTCCGAAGCCAAGCGCGGCAAGGCGCTGGCGCTCGGCGCGGACGCCGCGTTCGAGGCCGGCGCGCGGCTGCCGCGCAAGGTCGACGCGGTGATCGAGTCGGTCGGCGCGGCCACATGGGGCCATTCGGTCAAGTCGGTGCGCCCGGGCGGCACGATCGCGATCTGCGGCGCCACGACCGGCGACCAGCCCGGCGCCGAACTGACCCGCATCTTCTTCCAGGACATCCGCGTGCAGGGCAACACGATGGGCTCGCGCGAGGATTTCGCACGCATGCTGCGATTCGTGGAGCACGCCGACCTGCATCCGGTGATCGATGCGACGTACGCGCTCGCCGACGCCCCCGCCGC encodes the following:
- a CDS encoding COG1361 S-layer family protein; amino-acid sequence: MGNATQRTTAKLLKAIVAVLACTAMAGLTPAAYATAEGDAAAKTAQSVQTAQGAGVADGTSGDAGSATSGTVVKTVDGGAGGGASGGSGAGADGANGGATQIAGPVPNIIITNFSYGDNSVSVGSDFNLSFTFQNMGKVAIDNLVVTVDGGESFAIAGGTNTFYFDTLYAGWAMTQSLPMQALSSAKSGAQGVTVGFKYEYVDGGVRSASSSDIKISVPVSQPDRFQLTDPVLPEHVNAGEENTITMDYVNKGKGDISNVEATIEGEGIESSVKTQYVGNVASGANGSIGFAFTPTTAGDISAKLRVTYEDSDGKTQTKEFPITISAQEPAPMDHSNIDPDTGLPYDDPSASQQAGFPLWGWVAIVAAIVVVIVMAIVLVRRRKKAKGKHGGIDEEWDDWESGSVSGAASGAAGADNAAGPAAQADGAPTQIIADRPVAGDGPASGPAAAPSAS
- a CDS encoding ABC transporter permease, with product MKFTDILHMCSQNLFRRKSRTILTVLGVIVGCCSIVIMVSLGAGINEQNERTLQSMSDLTIINVYRQGSGGMGSGSSSGSSRAGSGAAKLDDSAIENMRRIPGVSGATGQMYMNYSVRFTASNGRYYADYGVIQAIDMGQLDNMGYKLTAGAAPARKGEVLAGQNFAYSFADKYRPEGQNIRQQPFDVGNGTMMVCNDNGCEQVAAGDVEGPFFDPMNTEIVMTVDAGDGSGGSMSGSGGMAGIAGAAGGASGSATPTNTFKLKTTGILKEDYSKGEATSNGIMMDIGQLKGIIAKVDKAAAKKASNYDQALVKVADLSQVADVEQQIKDMGFGTSSSEEMRKSLQEQSQGIQLALGGIGAVSFLVAAIGIANTMVMSVTERTREIGIMKALGCYVRDIRVMFLGEASAIGLIGGLIGCVISALVSLIINLVSMGGGGGAGAVGAGAGLGERIWMAIVGGENVARISVIPWWLFVAAILFSMAVGLIAGFGPANKAVKIPALDAIKNEQ
- a CDS encoding 1-deoxy-D-xylulose-5-phosphate synthase is translated as MRDSILGTIHGPADVHALDADALPGLCSEIRRTLIAFGREHGGHIGSNLGLVEATVALHRVFDSPHDRIVFDVSHQSYVHKMLTGRASAYLDPALHDSVTGFTNPEESEHDQFVLGHTGTSISLACGLAKARDMAGGHSNVIAVIGDGSLSSAIAFEGLNNAAEQGGNLIIVFNDNEMSIAEDFGGMYGPLARLRASGGTSEPNIFRAFGLDYRYVERGNDVAALVRAFRKVKDIDHPVVVHIHTVKGLGLPETASDEAAEPQTLTSGRCEANHWQNPDSAAGQPAGARKHYGQLAMAALEPRFAQEPGLVVISPATPGSNGITRAFRERAGRHYVDTGITEEHAVAFASGIARAGGRPVLATSATFFQRTFDQLQQELALNGTPATLLDFGGGLSGADNTHSGAFDIAMFGNIPTLTCLAPTSGQAFLDMLAWSTGAGNTGPVVIRVPGDTILAAEREAARIREGRDGGSGASGANAGGTDVVRAEAADAAQHQQHGNAMPWSAYRIARRGARVAILALGNAYPLGCAVADALAGDAADPIVATLIDPQQFSTLDEETLLGLHTDHQVVVTLEDGQLEGGWGEKIAAFYARADAVHAGDESAAGPEPMRVLNFGAAKEFTDRVPLAELDERYGLTRDAVVGRIRSALAAL
- a CDS encoding ABC transporter ATP-binding protein, giving the protein MIEVRNLRKEYPVADETVVALERINLSIPRGQICCIYGESGSGKSTLLNQLAGMEKPTRGGVRIGGVVVSDLDERELAAFRQRHLGFVFQSYNLMPNLNAVENVAMPLMFRGMPKAKREAMARGILKRVGLGKRLTHYPTQMSGGQQQRVGIARAFVARPEVVFADEPTGNLDSRTKVDVMEMICSFARDFNQTIVLVTHDDNMAQYADRIVTLLDGRVIADEPADRHRGRSAGQDGARG
- a CDS encoding zinc-binding dehydrogenase; translation: MKAVYAAGTDYDNPLAVLEVGDLPEPQARPFWSTVSVKATTVNHHDIWSLKGVGLSAEQAPMVLGTDAAGTLDEDIPVRKGLKAGSEVVLYTFVGTDGAGVMPGERRTILSEKYAGTMAEKTQVPSANVFAKPANLTLDEAAALGTSWITAYSLLFTSANVKPGDTILVQGAGGGVSTAAIQLAHAAGLEVFVTSRSEAKRGKALALGADAAFEAGARLPRKVDAVIESVGAATWGHSVKSVRPGGTIAICGATTGDQPGAELTRIFFQDIRVQGNTMGSREDFARMLRFVEHADLHPVIDATYALADAPAAFGKVLSGDVFGKVVMRV